One Myotis daubentonii chromosome 3, mMyoDau2.1, whole genome shotgun sequence genomic window carries:
- the FABP3 gene encoding fatty acid-binding protein, heart: MADAFAGTWKLVDSKNFDDYMKSIGVGFATRQVASMTKPTTIIEINGDTITLKTQSTFKNTEISFKLGVEFDETTADDRKVKSTVTLDGGKLVHVQKWDGQETKLVRELVDGKLILTLTHGNVVCTRTYEKEA; the protein is encoded by the exons ATGGCGGACGCCTTCGCAGGCACCTGGAAGCTGGTGGACAGCAAGAATTTCGATGACTACATGAAGTCCATCG GTGTGGGTTTTGCTACCAGGCAGGTGGCCAGTATGACCAAGCCTACCACAATCATCGAAATAAATGGGGATACAATCACCCTAAAAACACAAAGCACCTTCAAGAACACAGAGATCAGCTTCAAGCTGGGGGTGGAGTTTGACGAGACAACGGCAGATGACCGGAAGGTCAAG TCCACCGTGACGCTGGATGGAGGCAAACTTGTCCACGTGCAGAAATGGGATGGGCAAGAAACAAAACTTGTGCGGGAGCTCGTGGATGGCAAACTCATCCTG acGCTCACCCACGGCAATGTAGTGTGTACGCGCACTTACGAGAAGGAGGCATGA